From a region of the Candidatus Acidiferrales bacterium genome:
- a CDS encoding L-rhamnose/proton symporter RhaT, with product MNETTGGFLLLLLAGVMNGSFTLPMKFTRQWAWENTWLIWTVFALVVFPPLMTFSTLPAVRPVYEEVNPTVILTVIGCGAGWGISQVFFGLAVDAVGIALAFSVILGLSAAVGSLVPLIRLHPEKILTAEGLAVFVGVGLVILGVGICAVAGRRREATLGQMVAPGKASMMRGLLYCVFSGVGSALVNVGLVFGAPLLAAAEHVGAKSVWAPNAVWLPLMCAGAIPNLLYCIHLLRKNRTANRFGLASTMSYWILAGLMGVFWFGSTLMYGVAAGKLGTLGTVLGWPLFMSLIVITASIWGVLTGEWKGTGKEPLRIMLGGVAVLILAIFVLATATRWA from the coding sequence ATGAATGAGACTACCGGGGGATTCCTCTTGTTGCTGTTGGCCGGGGTAATGAATGGCAGCTTCACCCTGCCGATGAAGTTTACGCGGCAGTGGGCCTGGGAGAACACCTGGCTGATCTGGACCGTGTTTGCACTCGTGGTTTTCCCACCTCTCATGACTTTCTCGACTCTGCCCGCGGTGCGGCCGGTGTACGAAGAGGTAAACCCCACTGTTATTCTCACCGTGATTGGTTGTGGAGCCGGTTGGGGCATCTCACAAGTATTTTTTGGGTTGGCGGTAGACGCGGTGGGGATCGCGCTAGCCTTTTCGGTCATCCTCGGCCTCTCGGCAGCCGTCGGCAGCCTGGTTCCACTCATCCGGCTTCATCCAGAGAAGATTCTGACGGCCGAAGGTCTAGCGGTTTTCGTCGGGGTGGGATTGGTCATTTTAGGTGTTGGGATTTGCGCGGTGGCGGGCCGGAGACGCGAGGCAACCCTGGGGCAGATGGTAGCGCCGGGAAAAGCTTCTATGATGAGAGGCCTGCTCTACTGCGTGTTCAGCGGCGTGGGATCGGCTCTGGTGAACGTGGGGCTCGTCTTTGGAGCACCCCTGCTCGCAGCAGCGGAGCATGTAGGAGCTAAAAGCGTTTGGGCCCCCAACGCGGTTTGGCTGCCCCTGATGTGTGCAGGGGCTATTCCCAACCTACTTTATTGTATTCATCTGCTGCGCAAAAACAGAACTGCAAACCGGTTTGGATTGGCGAGCACGATGAGCTACTGGATCCTCGCGGGACTGATGGGAGTGTTCTGGTTTGGCAGCACACTGATGTACGGCGTCGCTGCGGGGAAGCTCGGAACGCTGGGCACGGTGCTGGGCTGGCCGCTGTTTATGTCCTTGATCGTCATCACCGCGAGTATTTGGGGCGTGCTGACAGGGGAGTGGAAAGGCACTGGGAAAGAACCCTTACGCATTATGTTGGGAGGCGTCGCTGTCCTGATCTTGGCAATCTTTGTTTTAGCCACGGCGACCCGATGGGCGTAG
- a CDS encoding MIP/aquaporin family protein — protein MGVDVSRIAVWREYFAEFVGTYILILIGDGAVAVAVFTGALDLTGVALLWGLAVVLGVYVAAASAGAHLNPAVTLTFAVFRHFPRGKIVPYVGAQVAGAFVAALTLYFCWYGFWESTATKLGVVVGEPGSQKLLMVFACFYPNPGLVGTSPEEFSTVSTATAFLVEAVLTMFLLLAIFALTDEHSTRGPQSNLAPLFIGLAVTAIVGIGAPVTMDAVNPARDFGPRLLGYLIGYGSIAFPGPRGHEWWLYIVAPIVGGLAGGLMYKTLSPGDTKK, from the coding sequence ATGGGCGTAGACGTTTCCCGAATCGCGGTCTGGCGAGAATATTTCGCCGAGTTTGTAGGTACCTACATTCTCATCCTGATTGGCGACGGCGCCGTGGCTGTCGCCGTCTTTACCGGAGCGTTGGACTTGACGGGCGTCGCGCTCCTGTGGGGCTTGGCCGTGGTCTTGGGTGTTTACGTCGCCGCTGCAAGTGCCGGGGCGCATCTCAATCCTGCAGTCACGTTGACCTTTGCTGTCTTCCGGCACTTTCCACGCGGAAAGATTGTTCCGTACGTGGGGGCCCAGGTGGCCGGTGCGTTTGTGGCTGCGCTCACCTTGTATTTCTGCTGGTACGGCTTCTGGGAGAGCACGGCCACGAAGCTCGGCGTCGTTGTCGGGGAACCGGGCAGCCAGAAATTGTTGATGGTGTTCGCCTGCTTCTACCCCAATCCCGGGCTGGTTGGCACTAGCCCGGAAGAATTCAGCACGGTTTCGACCGCTACCGCATTTCTGGTGGAAGCGGTGCTGACGATGTTCTTGCTGCTGGCAATTTTTGCCCTTACGGATGAACACAGTACCAGGGGCCCCCAATCCAATTTGGCGCCGTTATTCATCGGTCTTGCCGTCACGGCCATCGTAGGTATTGGCGCGCCGGTCACCATGGATGCGGTCAACCCGGCCCGCGACTTCGGCCCCCGCCTCCTCGGTTACCTCATCGGCTATGGCTCCATCGCCTTCCCGGGTCCACGGGGTCATGAATGGTGGCTGTACATCGTTGCGCCGATTGTCGGCGGGTTGGCGGGAGGTTTGATGTACAAGACCCTGAGCCCGGGCGACACCAAAAAATAG
- a CDS encoding alpha-mannosidase: protein MVFERLQAMTVLPLPEWRFHAGDVLHGEATNVDDSAWRLFELGEEWNTGPAWFRRWVEIPASLAGYDIRRAGLRFRVRISGENPVHLTVYFNGVRSAEGNDLDPIVLTKSVEADKKILIAVKTQVPGGRTGLWTAQLELEATPDRPDPRMLLEEFLSAELLINSAAEGKAERAQHLDAALQTIDWTALERGDQQAFDASLQQAREKLRPLAEWLKGFSIRATGNSHIDLAWLWPWTETVEVVRNTFTSVLELMREYPEFTFTHASAQTYEWMEEKYPLLFDEIRQRVREGRWEPIGGMWVEPDLNMPDGESLVRQLLVGKGYFQEKFGVDIRTGWNPDAFGYSWQLPQIYKKSGIDFFVTQKIYWNDTSRFPYKLFWWEAPDGSRVLSYFPHHYGNPIDPVAMARDLAEYAPAMGFPEMMHLYGVGDHGGGPTRSMLETARRWQAAGAIYPRLFLGTAQAFFDRLTEKIGSLKIPVWKSELYLEYHRGVYTSQAETKKNNRRNEELLLNAEKFSSLSFLFGRPYPQAELNYAWKKVLFNQFHDILPGSSVAAVYGDAARDHAEVRRIGNELLARGLEEISARAHTEGPGVPVLVFNPLAWSRTDVVEVEAQFPRPVTEVEVRDPAGQPVLAEVIARASETHKLTVRFLAEAVPALGYKVFHFVPMRRARRPASSLRADTHFIENEFYRVRVDAKTGCITSLFDKTHNREVLAPSACGNLLQTFYDKPREYDAWNIDATFEDQKWDLTQADEVKLVESGPVRAVLRVVKRFQNSTFAQNITLYPKIPRVDVGMEVDWHEKHVLLKVAFPVAVQSEFATYEIPFGTIARPTTRRTPEEKAKFEVPALRWADLSDSTYGLSVLNDSKYGYDARANVLRLTLLRSPAYPDPHADEGFHRFTYSLYPHGGTWKEAGTVRRGYELNYRLMAVVASPHQGSLPAVYSFVQLEPENLILTAMKKAEDDDSLIFRFYEFAGQQTQARLRVPPGATQVVETNLMEKEEAELPLQGTGILMPTRPYEVKCVKVRFAPLGARSVSAAGE, encoded by the coding sequence GTGGTCTTCGAGCGGTTACAAGCCATGACCGTGCTGCCGTTGCCCGAGTGGCGTTTCCACGCTGGCGATGTTCTTCATGGAGAGGCGACCAACGTGGACGACTCCGCCTGGCGGCTCTTCGAGCTAGGAGAAGAATGGAACACCGGGCCAGCCTGGTTCCGCCGCTGGGTCGAGATTCCGGCCTCGCTGGCGGGCTACGACATCCGCCGCGCGGGCCTGCGCTTCCGCGTGCGCATCAGCGGCGAAAATCCCGTCCATTTGACGGTCTATTTCAACGGAGTCCGCAGCGCGGAAGGAAATGACCTCGACCCCATTGTGTTGACCAAGAGCGTCGAGGCCGACAAGAAAATTTTGATCGCCGTCAAAACGCAAGTTCCAGGCGGGCGAACCGGGCTTTGGACAGCACAGCTTGAGCTGGAGGCCACTCCGGATCGGCCGGACCCGCGAATGCTGCTCGAGGAGTTCTTGTCGGCCGAACTGTTAATCAACTCTGCCGCGGAAGGAAAGGCCGAACGAGCACAGCACCTGGACGCCGCGCTCCAAACCATCGACTGGACGGCCTTGGAGCGTGGCGACCAGCAGGCTTTCGATGCCTCCTTGCAGCAGGCGCGGGAGAAGCTGCGACCACTCGCGGAGTGGCTGAAGGGGTTTTCCATCCGCGCTACCGGCAACTCCCACATTGACCTGGCCTGGCTCTGGCCTTGGACCGAAACGGTCGAGGTGGTGCGCAACACTTTTACAAGCGTGCTCGAATTGATGCGCGAGTATCCCGAGTTCACCTTCACCCATGCCTCCGCGCAGACCTACGAGTGGATGGAAGAAAAGTATCCGCTGCTATTCGACGAAATCCGCCAGCGCGTCCGCGAGGGCCGCTGGGAGCCCATCGGCGGGATGTGGGTGGAGCCTGACCTGAATATGCCGGACGGTGAGTCGCTGGTCCGCCAGTTGCTTGTGGGCAAAGGCTATTTCCAGGAGAAGTTTGGCGTTGACATCCGCACGGGCTGGAATCCCGACGCCTTCGGCTATAGCTGGCAATTGCCCCAGATCTACAAGAAATCGGGTATCGACTTTTTCGTGACGCAAAAAATCTACTGGAACGACACCTCGCGTTTCCCCTACAAGCTGTTCTGGTGGGAGGCACCTGATGGCAGCCGCGTGCTCAGCTACTTTCCCCACCATTACGGAAACCCCATTGACCCGGTGGCGATGGCGCGCGATCTGGCGGAGTATGCCCCGGCGATGGGATTCCCGGAGATGATGCACCTCTACGGCGTGGGCGACCACGGCGGCGGACCGACGCGGAGCATGCTGGAGACGGCACGCCGCTGGCAGGCAGCCGGAGCAATCTATCCCCGACTCTTTCTGGGCACCGCACAGGCTTTCTTCGATCGGCTGACTGAGAAGATTGGCAGCTTGAAGATTCCCGTTTGGAAGAGTGAACTCTACCTCGAATACCACCGCGGCGTGTATACGAGCCAAGCCGAAACCAAGAAAAACAACCGCCGCAACGAAGAGCTGCTCCTAAACGCTGAGAAATTCTCTTCCCTCTCCTTTTTATTTGGCCGGCCCTATCCCCAGGCAGAACTCAACTACGCCTGGAAAAAGGTCCTGTTCAACCAGTTTCACGACATTCTCCCAGGCTCGAGCGTGGCCGCAGTCTATGGTGACGCCGCGCGCGACCACGCCGAAGTGCGGCGCATCGGGAACGAGCTCCTTGCCCGTGGTCTAGAAGAAATCAGCGCGCGTGCCCACACCGAAGGGCCGGGCGTGCCGGTGCTGGTCTTCAACCCGCTGGCATGGTCGCGGACGGATGTAGTGGAAGTGGAAGCGCAATTTCCTCGGCCGGTTACTGAAGTTGAAGTGCGCGACCCGGCCGGGCAGCCGGTGCTGGCCGAAGTTATTGCACGCGCCTCGGAAACACATAAGCTGACCGTGCGCTTCCTAGCCGAGGCGGTTCCCGCGCTGGGCTACAAGGTCTTTCACTTCGTGCCGATGCGTCGGGCGCGTCGCCCCGCCTCCTCTCTCCGTGCGGACACCCATTTCATCGAGAACGAGTTCTACCGGGTACGGGTGGACGCCAAGACGGGCTGCATCACCAGCCTCTTCGACAAGACGCACAACCGCGAAGTGCTGGCTCCGTCAGCCTGCGGCAACCTGCTCCAGACCTTCTACGACAAGCCCCGCGAGTACGACGCTTGGAACATCGATGCCACCTTTGAAGACCAGAAGTGGGACTTGACCCAGGCTGACGAGGTCAAGCTGGTAGAAAGCGGCCCCGTCCGGGCTGTTCTGCGGGTCGTCAAGAGGTTTCAGAATTCCACTTTTGCGCAAAACATCACGCTCTATCCCAAAATCCCACGCGTGGATGTCGGCATGGAGGTCGACTGGCACGAGAAGCACGTTCTGTTGAAAGTAGCCTTTCCGGTCGCCGTGCAGAGTGAGTTCGCCACCTATGAGATTCCTTTCGGGACGATTGCGCGGCCGACAACGCGGCGCACGCCCGAAGAAAAAGCCAAATTCGAGGTGCCGGCCCTGCGCTGGGCGGATTTGTCGGACAGCACCTATGGCCTGAGTGTGCTCAATGACAGCAAGTACGGTTACGATGCGCGCGCTAACGTGCTGCGTTTGACCTTATTGCGCTCGCCCGCCTACCCCGATCCCCACGCCGACGAAGGCTTCCACCGCTTCACCTATTCGCTCTACCCCCACGGCGGCACCTGGAAAGAAGCCGGGACCGTACGCCGCGGCTACGAGTTGAACTACCGGTTGATGGCGGTGGTGGCATCTCCCCATCAAGGGTCGCTGCCAGCGGTATATTCCTTCGTCCAGCTTGAGCCTGAAAACCTGATCCTGACGGCCATGAAAAAGGCAGAGGACGACGATAGTCTGATCTTCCGCTTCTATGAATTCGCCGGGCAGCAGACTCAGGCGCGGTTGCGCGTGCCGCCGGGAGCCACGCAAGTCGTGGAAACCAATCTCATGGAAAAGGAAGAGGCTGAGTTACCACTGCAGGGAACGGGCATACTCATGCCCACGCGCCCCTATGAAGTCAAGTGCGTCAAAGTCCGATTTGCGCCCTTAGGGGCTAGGTCGGTTAGCGCGGCTGGGGAATGA